The genomic interval TGGGGTTAAAACTCCTTTGAAAGTCACATCTCCCACTTGAACTTCTATCCATACTGTATGTCCTACTTCAAACATGTCCTTGACTACTCCTTTCAGCTGGTTTCTAACAGATGACACAAATTTTTCATTGGAAAATATGATGCTTTCTGGACGTATTGCCACCATTACTTCATTAGAATCGTGTTGGAAGTTGTCTGAACTGTGGATGATAATTCCAGGATCTATCTCTATCTGGAGTAAGGATTTGTCATGCCCTACAATTTCACCTTGGAATACATTGTGAACACCAACAAAGTTTGCAACAAAGTTGTGTGATGGCTTGGTAAACACTTCATCAGTGGTACCCTGTTGAAGAATTTTGCCTTCTTTCATCACTGCTACTTTCTCAGCTAAGTTGTAAACATCATTAAAATTATGTGAAACATGGATGCACGTGGTTTGGTGTTTGTTTATTACATTTTTAATGAGGGAAGTAAGATAGGCGTGAGTGTTTACATCTAGAGCTGCAAACGGTTCATCCATTAAAAGAATTTTAGGCTCTACCACAAGTGATCGGGCAATTGCAACTCTTTGCTTTTCACCACCACTTAATGTTTCAGGGTTTCTCTCTAGAAGATGATCAATTTTCAGGAGTTTAGCTATTTCTTCAACTTTTGATTGTATAATTTTTTTGGCATTGATTTTTTTTTGCAAACCATAAGAAATATTCTCAAAAACATTCATATGTGGGAAAAGAACATAATCCTGATAAACTATGCTTATACCCCTATTTTCAGGGCTTTGATTGGTTATTTTTTTCCCTTCCATAATAATTTCGCCTTTATCTGGGGTGAAAAAACCAGCAATTGTTTCTAAAAGGACAGATTTACCAGATCCTGTAGGTCCAATAATAACCAGATAATCATTTTTCTCTAAACTAAGGTTCACATCGTTCAGATGGAACTGCCCCAGTTTCACACTTAAATTCTGAACATCTAAAAACATGAAGATCAGTTCACTCCTTCCAAGTTTTCATGAGCATATTTTTCCAGAATGAATATGGCGCCGAAGGATATTAAAACCAAAATAATAGCTGCAGTAATTGCTGTATCTATATTTCCCAAGGATAAATTATAGTATATGGCAATAGGCAGTGTTTCAGTTTTTAAGTAGGTTCCACCTCCCACCAACAGAACTGCAGCAAAAGTTCCTATGCAACGGGCCAACGTAACCACAGCAGAAGCGAATATCCCTCCTTTAGCCAGTGGCAAGGTTATTTTTCTAAATGTTTCAAATTCCCCATATCCTAAACTCCTGGAAACAAATTCGTAACGGGGATTGACATAATTGAATGTGGAGTAAAGTATTCTAACGGCATAAGGAAGGGCAACAAAGAATTGGGCAATAATAATCCCGGTTGTTGTGAAAACAATGTCAATACCTAAGTTTTCAAGCGAATTTCCAAGGAATTGATCTCCGAAAATCATCAGCAATGCAATACCTAACACAATTTCAGGGAAGGCCATGGGAAGATCTAAAATACTCTTTACTAAACTTTTTAATGGAAACGAGTATCTGGATAAGGAATAAGCAGTTGGAACAGCCACCAATATTACACAAAACGCGGCAAGTACTGAAGTAGATAAAGTTAATTTAATTGAGGTAATCATTTCATTTGAAAAAATAGCTGATAAAAAACCTTCAGCAGAGGGCATTATGAATAAAGTACCTATAATGATAAATAAAAAGGCTGTAAAAATAAAGGATATTGATATGAAGATTATTTCCAGCTTACTTCTCATGCTCATCCCCATAAATAATTGATCTAATGGTTATTGATAAATAGTTATCAAGCTGACTTAATCTTCACATCACTTATATTTTTCATCACTGCACTGGTTTAAAGCCGTGTTTTTTCCAAATTTCCAGACCTTCAGGGGAAGTTATGTAGTCCTCAAACTGGGTGGCTAAGTTTTTGTTTTGTGTGAAAACAGTCAAACCAACCCCAATGGTAGCGATAGCATTCTGGTCTTCTGGAATTTGAATTACTTCAATTTTATCTTGCCCTTTACCAGTGGTTGCAATGTCTTCCATTAATATAACTGCATCCACTTGTCCCGATGTAAGATAAGTCATAAGTTGGTTTACAGTAGGTGCATAAACTACAACATTTTCTTTAACAGCTTTTAAATTGCCTGTTTTATTAAGAATTTTTATGCTTTGTTTCCCTACAGCTGTGCCGTTCGTGTCTCCCAACCCGATTTTGAGTCCTGGATTACCTAAATCCTTCACTGAAGTGATATTTTTAGGGTTTCCTTTCTGAACAGCAATGACTGGAATATGGTAAACTATGGGTTTTATGGTGCCATTATCAAGATAACCTTTACTTTCAGCTTTCTCCATGAATGTCAAATCACCAGGAACAACCATATCTGCACTTTTTTGTGTATTTAACGTGGTAAATAGTTCTCCACTGTTACCATACTGTATGTTGATGGTAGTTCCGGGATTTTTTTCCTCGTAGTTGGCTTTCAGATCATCCATAGCTAGTTTTGTTCCAGCACCTGCCAGAACTGTTAGATTTCCTTTAGCACTGTTTCCACCAGTGAAAATTCCACTAGCATATAAACCTGCAGCTACAATCAAAATGGCAACTACTGCTACAATCATAATGTTTTTTAATTCCATTTTTTTTATACCTCCAATAATCCCATCACTGAGACATGCAATCTATACATCCTATAATCGATATGCACATATAAAAATATCGATATTTTGGTAACGAATATTTAACTGTGTATCTCCAGAAAATATTATTCAAAATTAATTTTAAAATGATTAATCTCTTTATACTACTCAAAAAATGATTAAATCTTAACTTTCTAATGAAAAATAAATTTAAATTTAGTAAACCTAAATCTATTCCACATGTCATGAAATATGTTTCAATGATTCCTATTTTTCATTTAAATTGGTAAATGGAGCCATGAAAAAACTCCAATCATCCGTAAACCTATATAAATAATTAGTATAGAGTAAATATATTTCAATTTTTCTGCAGGTAGCGTGTGAGATATTTTTACTCCTATTTGGGCAAGGGGCACAGTTGCACATGCTAAAATAATGAGATTTATTAGATTAATATAACCAATCGAGAATGTAGGTAACCCTGCCACATTTATCCCATTAATAATGTATGAAATAACTCCGCCCATGGCCGTGAATATTACTACCACTGATGCAGTTCCAATTGCTTTATGGACACTACAACCAATTAAAATGATCAAAAATGGTATTAATATTGTCCCACCACCAATTCCAAGTATTCCAGATAATAAACCAGTAACTAAGCCTAAAACTATTAAAATAAATGTATTTCCTTTAATTTGTCCTGAAAAGTGAGGATATTGGGAACTTAGCATCCAAACTGCCAAAAATATTATTACGATTCCAAATAGGGTACTCAAGACGTAAGCAGGGGTGTTCGCAGTTATAACGCCGCCTATGTATGCAGTTATAATACTTGATAATCCTATTATCATGGCGGGTTTAATCTCCACCGCACCTTTAATATAATGTCCTGCAGAACCACTAAGGGCTGTCGGAATAATTACTGCTAAACTTGTGCCAAATGCTATTCTAATGGCCATGTTTGGTTCAAAACCCAAAAAAAGAAGAAGCCAGAACTGAACTGGCCCCATGACAAATCCTCCGCCAACACCAAGAAGACCAGATAAAAATCCAACAAAAACACCAGTAATTAGAAGAATTAAAACATAAACAATAAAATCCACTGTTTCAATCTCCTAAAAATTTCACCACACTAGTTACTATCTAATCAAAGATTGGGACTAATATTAATCTTCAACACAACCTTTACAGACATCAGATCCGTCCTTACTTACGAATGATTCTCCACAAACTTTGCATAAACGAACATCTTTCTTGGCCTTTACTGGAACAATCACATCCACAAATTCCCAAGAGTAAACATCATCCCCTGCCCGGATAAGTTCTGAAATAGCCTCTTCATGGGGGACTTTTCTCTCATTCATGTACCATGCATGGAATACTGGATATTTAACAGTTTTTGCAGCGTCTAAGAATATCCTCACACCTTTAACATGGTCTTGCCCTGGTTTAGCTCCTTTATTAATGGTAATGGCCATTTTATCATAATCAAGGATTTTGAGTCCCTTGTTGCCAATGGTAGACCCACAAAGAATCTGAAATGGATCAGGCAAACAATTAAGAGTTTCACAAGTCACGAAAATTCTCTCCCCATCTTTAATGTCCAATAATCTTTTGGCTATTTCTAGCATCTGTAAGCCTATAAAGGCCCCAGTACTGAGATAACCATGAAAAGGGACCACTTTTTCTATCTGGGATAACATTTCTTGGTCGTCTATTTTAGCAATAATTTCGTCCATTTTTAACACCAACAATTTTTAGATTCTTTCTAGACCTATTTTTTGAATACTATTAAATAATGGGATTTTGTCCCATCTTCCAAATCTTCGCCGGTTTCCGTGTCCAATTGAACCATTGTTAAGTCATGTTTAAGGAACATTTTTTCAATTTCTTCTGGACTTCTTTTGAATTTTACTGGAGGCCCATATCCAGTATCCATTTTTTTATAATCCATAACAGCTATCCTACCATCTGGCTTCATGATCCTCTTAAGCTCACTAATGGCCTCATCAGTGCTTTTTGTGGCTACAAAATGATGGAAAACATTGATTAATAGACATACATCCACAGTGTCGTTATCAAGGTAGATTTTTTTGGTTATATCAGACTGAATAGGAATAACATTGGTTATCCCATCTTTTTCTAGATCTTTTTTTAAATCATCAATGGAAGGTTGGTAATCATCCACAGCATATATCGTTGCCTCAGAATCCATCATATCATAAGCTATCATAGCTGCATGACCATCACCACAACCTGCATCCATGAATACTTCATTTCCTTTAAGATTTAGTCTAGAAATAACGTCTCTTGCATCTATAAAAGATTCACTAGTTCTCCCTTTGATA from Methanobacterium sp. carries:
- a CDS encoding formylmethanofuran dehydrogenase, giving the protein MDEIIAKIDDQEMLSQIEKVVPFHGYLSTGAFIGLQMLEIAKRLLDIKDGERIFVTCETLNCLPDPFQILCGSTIGNKGLKILDYDKMAITINKGAKPGQDHVKGVRIFLDAAKTVKYPVFHAWYMNERKVPHEEAISELIRAGDDVYSWEFVDVIVPVKAKKDVRLCKVCGESFVSKDGSDVCKGCVED
- a CDS encoding sulfite exporter TauE/SafE family protein, with protein sequence MDFIVYVLILLITGVFVGFLSGLLGVGGGFVMGPVQFWLLLFLGFEPNMAIRIAFGTSLAVIIPTALSGSAGHYIKGAVEIKPAMIIGLSSIITAYIGGVITANTPAYVLSTLFGIVIIFLAVWMLSSQYPHFSGQIKGNTFILIVLGLVTGLLSGILGIGGGTILIPFLIILIGCSVHKAIGTASVVVIFTAMGGVISYIINGINVAGLPTFSIGYINLINLIILACATVPLAQIGVKISHTLPAEKLKYIYSILIIYIGLRMIGVFSWLHLPI
- a CDS encoding ABC transporter permease subunit, producing the protein MRSKLEIIFISISFIFTAFLFIIIGTLFIMPSAEGFLSAIFSNEMITSIKLTLSTSVLAAFCVILVAVPTAYSLSRYSFPLKSLVKSILDLPMAFPEIVLGIALLMIFGDQFLGNSLENLGIDIVFTTTGIIIAQFFVALPYAVRILYSTFNYVNPRYEFVSRSLGYGEFETFRKITLPLAKGGIFASAVVTLARCIGTFAAVLLVGGGTYLKTETLPIAIYYNLSLGNIDTAITAAIILVLISFGAIFILEKYAHENLEGVN
- a CDS encoding class I SAM-dependent methyltransferase, which codes for MSNDTGLYPSNGHRIKGRTSESFIDARDVISRLNLKGNEVFMDAGCGDGHAAMIAYDMMDSEATIYAVDDYQPSIDDLKKDLEKDGITNVIPIQSDITKKIYLDNDTVDVCLLINVFHHFVATKSTDEAISELKRIMKPDGRIAVMDYKKMDTGYGPPVKFKRSPEEIEKMFLKHDLTMVQLDTETGEDLEDGTKSHYLIVFKK
- a CDS encoding ATP-binding cassette domain-containing protein, producing MFLDVQNLSVKLGQFHLNDVNLSLEKNDYLVIIGPTGSGKSVLLETIAGFFTPDKGEIIMEGKKITNQSPENRGISIVYQDYVLFPHMNVFENISYGLQKKINAKKIIQSKVEEIAKLLKIDHLLERNPETLSGGEKQRVAIARSLVVEPKILLMDEPFAALDVNTHAYLTSLIKNVINKHQTTCIHVSHNFNDVYNLAEKVAVMKEGKILQQGTTDEVFTKPSHNFVANFVGVHNVFQGEIVGHDKSLLQIEIDPGIIIHSSDNFQHDSNEVMVAIRPESIIFSNEKFVSSVRNQLKGVVKDMFEVGHTVWIEVQVGDVTFKGVLTPNSCESLGIEREKEVYLSFKSLNVNLIECHDAYHSI
- the modA gene encoding molybdate ABC transporter substrate-binding protein, translating into MELKNIMIVAVVAILIVAAGLYASGIFTGGNSAKGNLTVLAGAGTKLAMDDLKANYEEKNPGTTINIQYGNSGELFTTLNTQKSADMVVPGDLTFMEKAESKGYLDNGTIKPIVYHIPVIAVQKGNPKNITSVKDLGNPGLKIGLGDTNGTAVGKQSIKILNKTGNLKAVKENVVVYAPTVNQLMTYLTSGQVDAVILMEDIATTGKGQDKIEVIQIPEDQNAIATIGVGLTVFTQNKNLATQFEDYITSPEGLEIWKKHGFKPVQ